The window ATGCTACCGTCCGAGTGCGACCGAACCCGTGGCGATGCAGCCTCGAGTTTTCACCACGAACCGGGACGGGTCGTCCCGCCCTGATCTCAGCACCTAGCTGTCGGTCTTCGTGAACGAATAGGATCTCGCGTGCCATTCGGCCGTGACTATCAGCGTTGACTGTATATCTATACCCTCTATAATTTTTGGAATACAATATAAAACGTCAAAATGTTCAGAATATAGCTACCATAAACCCATTAGATATTTGATTCATTGGCCGACGTTAGGATATGGTTTGTTTTTGAAATGTTGGTGGGCCGGAAGGTGGAGTCCCCGTCAGTCGAAGCCGAGCAGCTCTCCGGACTCGGCGGCCTTCACCGCCTCGAGCGCGTCGACGTACCCTGCACCGACGTTCGTGGCCGTATACTCGGCCGTTCCCACGGGATCCTCGAGGCCGGCCGTTGCGTCGGCGTCCGCCGTCGCCTCGAGCGTGGTGATCACGTCGATCGGGTCGGGTGCAACGCCGTGGTTCTCGATGTAGGCGTCGATGACGAGGGCAGCACAGCCGGCGGCGACCGGGTTGGACATGCTCGTCCCCGAGAGGAGGCCGTACCAGAGTTCGTCGTCCGAACCCAGCACCCACAGGGGCTGGACGGGATTGAGTGTACTCATCACGTCAGCACCTTTCGCGGCGACCGCAGGCCGATTCAGCTCGAGCGGGCCGAGTTCGTCCTCGGGCACGCCACTGTACAGGTCGACCACGTTTTCGAGTGCCTGTTGCCGATCGTGGTTGCCGTCTGCAGCCCCGCGAGAGGAGAAGTCCGTAACCGACTGATCGGCGTGGGTCGCCGCGACGCTCAGCGTATACGGTGCCTGCTTTCGCTGGCCGAGCGTGTCGTCTTCGGGGCCGTCGTTGCCTGCAGAGTACGTGACGAGGACGCCGGCCTCGGTTGCGTACCAGGTGGCGACGTTGAGGGGGTCGTACGGATCGAAGTCGCCCGGTCCAGCGCCGTAGGAGTTCGAAGCGACGTGAATGTGGTGTTCACCCGAGTGCTGGAGTCGGAGCAGGTGGTCGTAGGCCGAGACGGCTTTCAGCACCGTCAGCGAGGCGTTGGCGGAGTACGACGTCAACGTGACGTCCGGAGCCATCCCCTTGTACTCGCCATCGCTGGCGGAGCCGTCGGCACCGACGCTGCCGGCACAGTGGGTGCCGTGTCCGACGTCGTCTGTGTTCACGAGGCCAGCGTCGATCCAGAGGTCGCCCTCCTCAGCGAGTGGATCGCCGGCCCAGTGCCAGTTGGCCTCGATGTTGTCCTGAAGGTCGGGGTGTGCGCCGTCGATGCCGGTGTCGATGACGGCGACGTGCGCGTTCTCGCCGGTGTAGGGGATTTCGAGCCCCGTTCCTTCTTGTACGTCTTTCGCTCGCGTATCGGGGCGGGCATCGTCGTGTTCCCACTCGAGTTCGTCGTTAGGGGAGATGCGTCGCACCTCGTCCCAGCCGGCGACTGTCTCGAGCTGTGTGCCGGTGAACAGGGCGTAACCGATGGGAAGGTGGTCGAAGCCGAGGAACCCTTCCACGAGGTCGAGGCCGGCGAGTAACTCGATGTCGTCGGTCGAGTCGAAGACGACCAGCGCTTCCTGGAGAACATCGGTCTCGAGATCCAGGGTGGCCGCGACCGTTCCCGATCCCGCGAGTGCGCCGACGCCGGTAGCGCCAACGAGCTGGAGGAATCGTCGTCTGTTCGATACGTCGGTGTTGGTGTCGGTGTTGGTGTCGGTGTTTCGTGTCATCTGTTGTCAGTTTGGTGTGGTGACTCGGTCGATGAATCACCGCAGTTCGCAC of the Natronosalvus vescus genome contains:
- a CDS encoding S8 family serine peptidase, whose translation is MTRNTDTNTDTNTDVSNRRRFLQLVGATGVGALAGSGTVAATLDLETDVLQEALVVFDSTDDIELLAGLDLVEGFLGFDHLPIGYALFTGTQLETVAGWDEVRRISPNDELEWEHDDARPDTRAKDVQEGTGLEIPYTGENAHVAVIDTGIDGAHPDLQDNIEANWHWAGDPLAEEGDLWIDAGLVNTDDVGHGTHCAGSVGADGSASDGEYKGMAPDVTLTSYSANASLTVLKAVSAYDHLLRLQHSGEHHIHVASNSYGAGPGDFDPYDPLNVATWYATEAGVLVTYSAGNDGPEDDTLGQRKQAPYTLSVAATHADQSVTDFSSRGAADGNHDRQQALENVVDLYSGVPEDELGPLELNRPAVAAKGADVMSTLNPVQPLWVLGSDDELWYGLLSGTSMSNPVAAGCAALVIDAYIENHGVAPDPIDVITTLEATADADATAGLEDPVGTAEYTATNVGAGYVDALEAVKAAESGELLGFD